A region of Pseudomonas putida DNA encodes the following proteins:
- the hhe gene encoding DUF4011 domain-containing anti-phage protein Hhe, which yields MTAQSPANKPLTVNERELVQDWILDLVPGDGATVGNKTLKQRLEQKAELHDFAVTDEDYWSIREELIARGELQKGSGRGGSVFRFDSSWQPGTQQTSNDEESNWEDLDEPTCDSPESLEKLRSRLLDLSARNRLLNFSHARSKRFARIIDELPDHLFETLTTDQSMRFAPVPEPTERQLIEQGYLKYDEQTGSVSELKKPPTAETWAQMLGMKTSYELPTGSEVPSDKHADDAIQTLYYPTELESRLQILHAQSRLSLDETGANILYLALGFLEWDESIVGKNSARLAPLMLLPVRLEKGKLNPKTATFDYELLYSGEDILTNLSLREKLRRDFGIALPRITEDLLPEEYFTRVRDTVLEVKPDWKLHRFASLGLFEFGKLMMYLDLEPGKNQVLLQSSLVQRLIGLAESERIESSANGFSSEHAIDELQDVHQNYPLIDDADSSQHSALIDVMRGEDLVIEGPPGTGKSQTITNIISAAMAQGKKVLFVAEKRAALEVVKNRLTRAGLGEFCLELHSHKSQKSAVAASIGQRISNRGSYRQPSQLNDLINNYERLKQQLNDHVRQLHRLHANTGLTAHQILMQATRLRESLSIRPADFHPSNAISLDQNQVHEQAGYFAHIYTKTAEEAGQSGQLETHPWFGCTKTHLSGVERSDILLQLKHAIDALDELAAVRAKVSTDLKAAEAATFSPKAIQQLASALTAMPMPKGDEDWDLINRLDASSCEALHAWLESMDALMEQHISLSQALHPSVIGSAQALEAIKNSSAQIRQHNDSGSLKLDDLLELIQKAQALIDEAPKAQLLIQTIANAPATPPLKTDKQGIEQLSLLLELMQHMPIALAEWRHKRFEEASLDRVLPELSELLANIKQLEEKSASVFSLERLPDHTRLEDLQQVLSDDSLLRWFKSGWRAAKREILTMVRPGIKLKSALQVLPDGIAYRRNHDRLATDSGYREALGEHFKEVNTRTADLLALRNWYRELRDKCGRGFGGNVWIAEYLLKESAEVLERLRGDADALREYCSDVLSHRSQLESTLPLDGHPLKSEDLLASNGLYRRLIKELGTALNALLPLINEQAPTTGRVLALAQEVENWQERAAALQNNAELLACLDGEELPRFDNLTEARGRLITWRHTLSFVRPLMTVSIRHLLVSQLSVCTTKQAEHLVGSWNALSQQLASALEVWEHALTGFISSAEVEAAHWWKRVDQDDLTALKQRMQWAAQNDEMLEHWLEYRRLRKRLADLGFEAVIAAAENQTLAADRTTEACLLGLMDRWAKQILEINPALGQFSGKDQEAIRARFAEIDNQLTKLQREQLAAMIDVHRVPEGNNSGKVKDRTQLALLKHEAGKKTRHESIRSLMLRAPEALQGLKPCFMMSPMAVAQYLPAGKVHFDIIVMDEASQMRPEEALGAISRGSQLVVVGDPKQLPPTSFFSRQGGDDDEDSDETSLAQDSESILEAAMPLFKLRRLRWHYRSRHESLIAFSNKAFYDSNLVVYPSPHRESNEFGVKFVRVARGRFVEQRNIEEAEIVAKAIEYHMLHRPEESLGVVAMNVKQAEQIDRALEQLAKQNPALQEALGRSKENDEPLFIKNLENVQGDERDVIYISTTYGPMEIGGSVPQRFGPINGTDGWRRLNVLFTRSKKRMQVFASFSASDVVATGTSSRGVLALRDFLQFAESGQMPHVRETGKASDSDFEVAVIKELERHGYQCEPQVGVAGFFIDLAVRDPGQPGRYLMGIECDGAAYHSAKSARDRDRLRQSVLEQLGWRIRRIWSVDWFRNTRLQLEPILQELATLRTEPAMEAGLEQAEEQIIQQVAEEQSQHAESITQEGGTSLREKLLYLDEQIIRPALPDTPDNRRLLRPAMLEALLEFRPADRSEFQQRLPGYLREGTDPTEGRFIDDVLTLIGEYA from the coding sequence ATGACGGCGCAATCTCCAGCCAACAAGCCTTTGACAGTCAATGAAAGGGAGCTCGTACAGGACTGGATACTGGATCTGGTACCTGGGGACGGCGCCACAGTAGGCAACAAAACCCTCAAGCAGCGGCTTGAACAAAAAGCAGAGCTTCATGACTTCGCCGTTACCGACGAGGACTATTGGTCAATTCGGGAAGAACTGATCGCACGAGGCGAATTGCAAAAAGGCAGCGGTCGGGGCGGATCAGTGTTCCGTTTCGACAGCAGCTGGCAACCTGGCACCCAACAAACATCCAACGATGAAGAATCCAATTGGGAAGACCTGGATGAGCCGACCTGCGACAGCCCGGAAAGCCTGGAAAAACTACGCAGCCGCCTACTGGATCTCAGTGCAAGAAACCGGCTTCTGAATTTCTCGCACGCTCGCTCCAAGCGTTTCGCGAGAATTATTGACGAGCTCCCGGACCATCTCTTCGAAACACTGACGACTGACCAGTCGATGCGTTTCGCGCCGGTTCCCGAGCCCACAGAACGCCAGTTGATCGAGCAAGGCTATCTTAAGTACGACGAGCAAACGGGCAGTGTCAGTGAGCTCAAAAAACCGCCCACTGCAGAGACCTGGGCGCAAATGCTTGGCATGAAAACCAGCTACGAGTTGCCAACAGGGTCAGAGGTGCCCAGCGACAAACACGCTGACGATGCCATTCAAACCCTGTACTACCCAACTGAGCTGGAGTCACGGCTGCAGATCCTGCATGCACAGTCGCGTCTGTCGCTTGATGAAACCGGCGCCAACATCCTTTACCTGGCACTAGGATTTCTCGAGTGGGACGAATCAATCGTCGGAAAGAACAGTGCACGCCTTGCCCCTCTGATGCTCCTACCCGTCCGCCTGGAGAAAGGCAAGCTCAACCCCAAAACAGCGACCTTTGACTACGAGCTTCTATACAGCGGCGAAGATATCCTCACCAATCTCTCGCTCAGAGAGAAGCTGCGCCGAGACTTCGGCATTGCACTGCCGCGTATAACTGAAGACCTGCTGCCAGAGGAGTACTTCACGCGTGTACGGGACACTGTTCTCGAAGTAAAGCCTGACTGGAAACTGCACCGCTTTGCCTCACTCGGCCTTTTCGAGTTCGGCAAGCTCATGATGTATCTGGATCTCGAACCTGGAAAAAACCAGGTGTTACTCCAAAGTAGCCTGGTGCAACGGCTGATTGGATTGGCAGAGAGTGAACGAATCGAATCTTCTGCCAATGGGTTCAGCAGCGAGCATGCCATCGACGAACTCCAAGATGTGCACCAGAACTACCCTCTGATCGATGACGCGGACAGCTCACAACACAGCGCATTGATCGATGTCATGCGCGGCGAAGATCTGGTGATTGAAGGGCCACCGGGTACAGGTAAATCGCAGACCATTACCAACATCATTTCCGCCGCCATGGCGCAGGGCAAGAAAGTGCTCTTCGTAGCGGAAAAACGTGCTGCGTTGGAGGTTGTTAAAAACAGACTCACACGCGCAGGGCTGGGCGAGTTTTGCCTGGAACTGCACAGTCACAAAAGCCAGAAGAGTGCAGTGGCCGCGAGCATTGGACAGCGAATCAGCAACCGGGGCAGTTACCGCCAACCCAGCCAGCTGAACGATTTGATCAACAACTACGAGCGCCTGAAACAGCAGCTCAATGATCACGTCCGTCAGCTGCATAGGCTGCATGCCAATACTGGGCTGACTGCTCACCAGATCCTGATGCAAGCGACGCGATTACGTGAGAGCTTGTCCATCCGCCCTGCTGACTTCCACCCCTCTAACGCTATCAGCCTGGACCAGAATCAGGTACATGAGCAAGCGGGTTACTTTGCCCACATCTACACCAAAACTGCTGAGGAGGCCGGCCAGAGCGGCCAGCTTGAAACGCATCCATGGTTTGGCTGCACCAAAACGCACCTTAGCGGGGTAGAACGCTCCGATATCCTGCTCCAGCTGAAACACGCCATAGACGCACTCGATGAGCTCGCCGCAGTACGAGCCAAGGTCTCGACCGACCTTAAAGCAGCTGAAGCAGCCACGTTTTCACCCAAAGCGATTCAGCAGTTGGCAAGCGCATTGACGGCAATGCCAATGCCCAAAGGTGATGAAGACTGGGACTTGATCAATCGACTCGATGCCTCCAGTTGTGAGGCGCTTCATGCCTGGCTGGAAAGCATGGATGCGTTGATGGAGCAACACATTTCCCTGAGCCAAGCGTTGCACCCCAGCGTCATCGGCTCAGCTCAAGCCCTCGAAGCGATCAAGAACTCCAGCGCACAGATTCGGCAGCACAATGATAGTGGTAGCCTGAAACTGGACGACCTCTTGGAACTGATCCAGAAAGCCCAAGCGCTCATTGACGAAGCCCCCAAAGCCCAACTGCTGATTCAAACCATCGCGAACGCGCCAGCCACCCCGCCCCTCAAGACTGACAAGCAGGGCATCGAGCAACTGAGCCTGTTGCTTGAGCTCATGCAGCACATGCCCATTGCCCTGGCAGAGTGGCGCCACAAACGCTTCGAAGAAGCTTCGCTGGACCGGGTTCTGCCTGAACTCAGCGAGCTTTTGGCCAACATCAAGCAGCTTGAAGAAAAGTCCGCCAGCGTTTTCTCGCTTGAGCGGCTCCCGGATCACACTCGCCTGGAAGACCTTCAGCAAGTGCTCTCGGATGACTCGCTATTGCGCTGGTTCAAGAGCGGCTGGCGCGCCGCCAAGAGAGAAATTCTTACAATGGTGCGGCCAGGCATCAAACTGAAGTCAGCCCTTCAAGTGCTGCCGGATGGAATCGCTTACAGACGCAACCATGATCGCCTCGCTACCGACTCAGGCTATCGAGAGGCGCTTGGCGAGCATTTCAAAGAGGTCAATACCCGAACAGCTGATCTGCTTGCCCTGCGCAACTGGTACCGCGAACTGCGGGACAAATGCGGGCGCGGTTTCGGAGGCAACGTCTGGATTGCTGAGTACCTGCTAAAAGAAAGCGCTGAGGTCCTTGAGCGTCTGCGTGGTGATGCTGACGCGTTAAGAGAATACTGTTCGGACGTCCTGTCCCATCGCAGTCAGCTGGAAAGTACGCTGCCCCTGGATGGTCACCCGCTGAAGTCAGAGGACCTGCTGGCGTCCAACGGCTTATACAGGCGGCTGATCAAGGAACTAGGTACCGCACTCAATGCGCTACTACCGCTCATTAACGAACAGGCACCGACCACCGGTCGAGTACTGGCGCTCGCGCAAGAGGTAGAGAATTGGCAGGAACGTGCCGCAGCCCTGCAGAACAATGCCGAGCTGCTCGCGTGTCTGGATGGCGAAGAACTACCCCGCTTCGACAATCTGACCGAAGCACGTGGCCGTCTGATCACCTGGCGCCACACCCTATCGTTCGTCCGCCCGCTCATGACGGTGTCGATACGGCACCTGCTGGTGTCCCAGCTCTCGGTCTGCACCACCAAACAGGCCGAGCATCTGGTTGGCAGCTGGAACGCCCTGAGCCAGCAGTTGGCTAGCGCGCTGGAAGTCTGGGAGCATGCCTTGACTGGCTTTATCAGCAGCGCTGAAGTAGAGGCGGCGCATTGGTGGAAGCGTGTTGACCAGGACGACCTCACAGCCCTCAAGCAACGCATGCAATGGGCCGCGCAGAACGATGAGATGCTAGAGCACTGGCTCGAATACCGCCGCCTACGCAAGCGACTTGCAGACTTGGGCTTTGAAGCAGTCATAGCTGCTGCCGAGAATCAAACTTTAGCGGCAGATAGAACCACAGAAGCCTGCCTACTGGGGCTGATGGATCGTTGGGCCAAACAGATACTCGAAATCAATCCAGCGTTGGGGCAGTTCTCTGGAAAGGATCAGGAGGCCATCCGAGCTCGGTTTGCAGAGATAGACAACCAGCTCACCAAGCTTCAACGCGAGCAGTTGGCCGCAATGATCGACGTGCACCGGGTTCCGGAAGGCAACAACTCAGGCAAAGTCAAAGATCGCACCCAGCTCGCCTTACTAAAACACGAGGCAGGTAAGAAAACTCGCCATGAATCTATTCGCTCACTAATGCTGCGCGCCCCCGAGGCCCTACAAGGGCTGAAACCCTGCTTCATGATGTCGCCCATGGCTGTTGCACAGTACCTGCCCGCTGGCAAGGTGCACTTCGACATCATCGTCATGGACGAAGCCTCGCAGATGCGGCCGGAAGAAGCTTTAGGCGCCATCTCCCGGGGCAGCCAGCTGGTGGTCGTCGGCGACCCCAAACAGCTTCCACCTACAAGCTTCTTCTCCCGCCAAGGTGGCGATGACGACGAGGACAGCGACGAAACCTCTCTGGCTCAGGACTCGGAAAGCATCCTCGAAGCGGCAATGCCACTGTTCAAGTTGCGCCGCCTGCGCTGGCACTACCGTTCGCGTCACGAAAGCCTGATCGCCTTCTCCAATAAAGCGTTCTACGACAGCAACCTGGTGGTCTATCCGTCACCTCACCGCGAATCGAACGAATTTGGCGTGAAGTTTGTGCGGGTAGCGCGCGGGCGCTTCGTGGAACAACGCAACATTGAAGAAGCCGAGATCGTCGCCAAAGCAATCGAATACCATATGCTGCACCGGCCCGAAGAATCGCTCGGCGTCGTCGCCATGAACGTCAAACAAGCCGAACAGATCGACCGCGCCCTGGAGCAACTCGCCAAACAAAATCCGGCGCTCCAGGAGGCCCTGGGCCGTAGCAAAGAGAACGATGAACCGCTGTTCATCAAAAACCTCGAGAACGTCCAGGGCGACGAACGCGACGTCATCTACATCTCCACCACCTACGGCCCAATGGAGATCGGCGGCAGCGTACCGCAGCGTTTTGGCCCCATTAATGGCACAGATGGCTGGCGCCGCCTGAACGTACTGTTCACCCGCTCCAAGAAGCGTATGCAGGTGTTCGCGTCCTTCAGCGCCAGCGACGTGGTTGCTACCGGTACATCCAGTCGTGGCGTGCTTGCCCTGCGCGACTTTCTGCAGTTTGCAGAGTCTGGCCAAATGCCGCATGTCCGTGAAACGGGCAAAGCGTCAGACAGCGACTTCGAAGTCGCTGTTATCAAGGAGCTAGAGCGCCACGGTTATCAGTGCGAACCTCAAGTCGGTGTCGCCGGCTTCTTCATTGATTTGGCTGTTCGCGATCCAGGCCAGCCCGGACGCTACTTGATGGGCATTGAGTGCGATGGTGCGGCCTACCACTCGGCCAAGTCAGCCCGCGACCGCGACCGCCTGCGCCAGAGCGTGCTGGAGCAGCTCGGCTGGCGCATCCGCCGCATCTGGTCGGTGGATTGGTTCCGCAATACCCGACTGCAGCTCGAACCTATCCTTCAGGAGCTCGCCACACTGCGCACAGAACCGGCGATGGAAGCAGGACTGGAACAGGCCGAAGAACAGATCATCCAGCAAGTCGCCGAGGAGCAGAGTCAGCACGCTGAGAGTATCACTCAGGAAGGAGGCACGAGCCTGCGCGAGAAACTGCTCTACCTGGATGAGCAGATCATCCGCCCAGCGCTCCCCGACACCCCGGACAACCGCCGCCTGCTGCGCCCCGCCATGCTTGAGGCTCTTTTGGAGTTCAGACCGGCCGACCGCAGCGAGTTCCAGCAGCGGCTGCCAGGTTACCTTCGCGAGGGCACCGACCCAACAGAGGGGCGTTTCATAGACGACGTACTCACCCTGATCGGTGAATACGCGTAA
- a CDS encoding MFS transporter produces MPSDSQAPSGLPEHNQQSVKQQWLAILSVAVGAFALVTSEFLPVGVLNDVASDLGISAGQAGLMVTLPGIMAALAAPLLSVGIGAMDRRYLLIGLTLIMIIANAVVAYASDFGLLLFGRVLLGISIGGFWATAIALSGRLAPKGVGVAQATSIIMVGVTLATVLGVPVGTWLSGLMGWRMTFLVTALVGVPVLLAQVFLLPRLNPDKAIRISDLPALFINPQARVGLIAVLLIGLAHFAAYTYVAPFFKQSAGFDGPTIGSLLLLYGVAGVIGNIFAGFAANRSVRHTLMLVALMIGVSTALFPHFATGMTGAAMLIALWGFAFGAFPACASIWMFVVAPKDVERGMPLFVAMFQVIIALGSFFGGQIVDQMGSSVLLSLATALVGCGFVTVLVLGRSVSNRLAAQPC; encoded by the coding sequence ATGCCAAGCGACAGCCAGGCCCCTAGCGGCCTTCCCGAACATAATCAACAAAGCGTCAAACAGCAGTGGCTGGCCATTCTCTCGGTTGCCGTGGGTGCCTTTGCCCTGGTGACCAGCGAGTTTCTCCCGGTCGGCGTACTCAACGACGTCGCCAGCGACCTCGGCATCAGTGCCGGCCAGGCCGGGCTGATGGTTACCCTGCCCGGTATCATGGCCGCCCTCGCCGCCCCCTTGCTGTCCGTGGGCATTGGCGCCATGGACCGTCGCTACCTGCTGATCGGCCTTACGCTGATCATGATCATTGCCAACGCGGTGGTGGCCTACGCCAGCGACTTCGGCCTGCTGCTGTTCGGCCGCGTACTGCTGGGCATCAGTATCGGCGGGTTCTGGGCGACTGCCATTGCCCTCAGCGGCCGCCTGGCGCCCAAAGGCGTGGGCGTCGCGCAGGCCACCTCGATCATCATGGTCGGTGTCACCCTGGCCACCGTGCTGGGCGTGCCTGTAGGCACCTGGCTGAGTGGCCTGATGGGTTGGCGCATGACCTTCCTGGTGACCGCGCTGGTGGGCGTGCCGGTACTGCTCGCGCAGGTTTTCCTGCTGCCACGGCTCAACCCGGACAAAGCCATTCGCATCAGTGACCTGCCGGCCCTGTTCATCAACCCACAAGCGCGGGTTGGCTTGATCGCCGTATTGCTGATTGGCCTGGCGCACTTTGCTGCGTACACCTATGTCGCACCCTTCTTCAAACAGAGCGCTGGCTTCGATGGGCCGACCATTGGTTCGCTGCTGCTGCTCTATGGCGTGGCGGGCGTCATCGGCAATATTTTCGCCGGCTTCGCCGCCAACCGCAGCGTGCGTCACACCCTGATGCTGGTCGCACTGATGATTGGCGTCAGCACGGCCCTGTTCCCGCACTTCGCCACCGGCATGACCGGCGCGGCGATGCTGATTGCGCTCTGGGGCTTCGCCTTCGGCGCCTTCCCGGCCTGCGCCAGTATCTGGATGTTTGTCGTGGCGCCCAAGGATGTCGAACGCGGCATGCCACTGTTCGTCGCCATGTTCCAGGTGATCATTGCCTTGGGCTCGTTCTTTGGCGGGCAGATCGTCGACCAGATGGGCAGCTCGGTGTTGTTGAGCTTGGCCACGGCGCTGGTGGGTTGCGGCTTTGTGACGGTGCTGGTGTTGGGGCGTAGCGTGAGTAACCGATTGGCGGCTCAACCCTGCTGA
- a CDS encoding AraC family transcriptional regulator, with amino-acid sequence MTDSQHSHTYAKRFEAVLAYIDNHLEGDLSVNALSRIANFSAFHFHRQFTAYMGVPVSRYVQLMRLRRAAHQLVASPATPVLEAAFGAGFESPEAFSRAFKRAFGMAPSLFAKAPNWQAWSAVFVVPHFSRSITMQIRIVDFAETRVAALEHQGAPSLVGESVARFRQWRVHSGQSPVASSRTFGIPYDNPDTTPAHAFRFAICGELDEAVQPNDFGVHERLIPAGRCAVIRHCGSPDYIGESIYPLYRDWLPTSNEELRDHPLFFHYLSAYPETPLEQWQTDIYVPLK; translated from the coding sequence TTGACTGACTCACAGCACAGCCATACCTACGCAAAACGGTTCGAAGCCGTGCTTGCCTACATCGACAATCACCTTGAAGGTGACCTGTCGGTGAATGCCCTGAGCCGCATCGCCAACTTCTCGGCGTTTCACTTCCATCGGCAGTTCACGGCATACATGGGCGTTCCGGTTTCACGGTATGTGCAACTGATGCGGCTTCGACGCGCGGCGCATCAACTGGTCGCCTCGCCTGCAACGCCCGTGCTGGAAGCCGCATTCGGCGCCGGCTTCGAAAGCCCCGAAGCCTTTTCCAGAGCGTTCAAGCGTGCCTTCGGCATGGCGCCGAGCCTGTTCGCCAAGGCGCCGAACTGGCAGGCCTGGAGTGCGGTATTCGTTGTTCCTCACTTTTCTAGGAGTATCACCATGCAGATCCGTATTGTGGATTTCGCCGAAACCCGCGTGGCCGCGCTCGAACACCAAGGGGCGCCCAGCCTGGTCGGCGAAAGCGTCGCGCGTTTTCGCCAATGGCGCGTGCACAGCGGCCAATCGCCAGTGGCCAGTAGCCGCACCTTCGGCATCCCCTACGACAACCCCGACACCACCCCAGCGCATGCCTTCCGCTTCGCCATTTGCGGCGAGCTAGACGAGGCGGTGCAGCCCAACGATTTCGGTGTGCACGAACGGCTTATCCCAGCGGGGCGTTGTGCGGTGATTCGTCATTGCGGCTCGCCTGACTACATCGGCGAAAGCATCTACCCGCTTTATCGCGACTGGTTGCCAACGAGCAACGAAGAACTGCGCGACCATCCGTTGTTCTTCCATTACCTGAGCGCGTATCCGGAAACGCCGCTGGAGCAATGGCAAACGGATATCTACGTTCCGCTGAAGTAG
- a CDS encoding LLM class oxidoreductase: MNTKTSPRGANASAFADHPGYRRMFAPDQLTLGIFMPQRFYDGDLQALAGQARLVGEIDRLGFAAAWVRDVPLFDPAFGDAGQVFDPFTYLAYLAAHTQQIALVTGSAIFALRHPIDLAKAAATVDTLSGGRLVLGIASGDRPVEFPAYGLDHDSRGERFAQSVDYFRQLLAEQPGPIQSPLGHLSSARLLPRPVSGRIPLVVTGSSRQSLQWLGEHADGWLTYPDATHNILGPRRLAEKIRAWREAIPGGGFRPHMTNEWIDLDDDPNFPRTPLQGGYVLRTGRNGLIDLLGEWREAGVNHAALGVQMARRPAREIIQELAEEVLPLFPALAGPAPQSQDW; the protein is encoded by the coding sequence ATGAACACAAAAACCTCCCCCCGCGGTGCCAACGCCAGCGCCTTCGCCGACCACCCCGGCTACCGGCGCATGTTTGCCCCTGATCAACTGACCCTGGGCATCTTCATGCCCCAGCGCTTCTATGATGGCGACCTGCAGGCACTGGCCGGGCAGGCGCGGTTGGTCGGCGAGATCGACCGCCTGGGCTTTGCCGCCGCCTGGGTGCGCGACGTGCCGTTGTTCGACCCGGCCTTCGGTGACGCCGGGCAGGTCTTTGACCCGTTCACCTACCTGGCCTACCTGGCCGCGCATACCCAGCAGATCGCCCTGGTAACCGGCAGCGCGATCTTCGCCCTGCGCCACCCGATCGACCTGGCCAAGGCGGCCGCGACCGTCGATACGTTGTCGGGCGGGCGCCTGGTGTTGGGCATCGCCTCGGGCGACCGGCCCGTGGAGTTTCCGGCGTATGGCCTGGACCACGACAGCCGCGGCGAGCGCTTTGCGCAAAGCGTGGACTACTTCCGGCAACTGCTGGCCGAGCAGCCAGGGCCGATCCAGTCGCCGCTGGGCCACCTCAGCAGCGCCCGCCTGCTGCCCAGGCCTGTATCGGGGCGAATCCCCTTGGTGGTGACGGGCTCGTCACGCCAGAGCCTGCAGTGGCTGGGCGAGCACGCCGATGGCTGGCTTACCTACCCCGACGCCACCCACAACATCCTTGGCCCACGCCGGCTGGCTGAAAAAATCCGTGCGTGGCGCGAAGCAATCCCAGGCGGTGGTTTCCGCCCGCACATGACCAACGAGTGGATCGACCTGGACGACGACCCCAACTTCCCACGCACGCCGCTGCAAGGCGGCTATGTACTGCGCACAGGGCGCAACGGGTTGATCGATCTGCTTGGCGAGTGGCGCGAGGCTGGGGTCAATCATGCGGCATTGGGGGTGCAGATGGCGCGGCGCCCGGCGCGGGAAATCATTCAGGAACTGGCCGAAGAGGTACTGCCGCTGTTTCCGGCGCTAGCGGGGCCTGCTCCGCAGTCGCAAGACTGGTAG
- a CDS encoding glutathione S-transferase family protein, with amino-acid sequence MPDPSLVLYTDSSPNGFKITIALEEMGLPYRLEHVRIEQGEHMQAAFLALNPAGRIPVLVDAAANIVLFESAAILLYLAQLSGRLLDAAPQPRWAAITWLMYHSASMGPLLGQRVHFECFEPTPNPAALKRYRSLTEGTFTVLDQQLAAWPWLAGEHYSIADIATFAWLHIAALVGFDFSAHRHLTRWYQQVEQRPAVQRGIRLPAPATGP; translated from the coding sequence ATGCCTGATCCTTCGCTGGTCCTCTACACCGACAGCTCGCCCAACGGCTTCAAAATCACCATCGCACTCGAAGAGATGGGCCTGCCCTATCGCCTGGAGCATGTGCGCATCGAACAGGGCGAGCACATGCAAGCCGCGTTTCTGGCGCTCAACCCGGCGGGCCGCATCCCGGTCTTGGTCGACGCTGCTGCCAATATCGTGCTGTTCGAGTCTGCTGCCATCCTGCTGTACCTGGCACAGCTCAGTGGCCGCTTGCTCGATGCCGCACCCCAGCCACGCTGGGCGGCGATCACCTGGTTGATGTACCACAGCGCCAGCATGGGGCCGCTGCTCGGCCAGCGCGTGCACTTCGAATGCTTCGAGCCCACACCCAACCCGGCTGCGCTCAAGCGCTACCGCAGCCTGACCGAAGGCACCTTCACGGTCCTCGACCAGCAACTGGCTGCCTGGCCATGGCTGGCCGGCGAGCACTATTCCATTGCAGACATCGCGACCTTCGCCTGGCTGCACATCGCTGCCCTGGTGGGCTTCGACTTCAGCGCCCACCGCCACTTGACACGCTGGTACCAGCAGGTCGAGCAGCGCCCCGCCGTGCAACGCGGTATTCGCCTACCAGCCCCGGCCACAGGCCCATGA
- a CDS encoding LysR substrate-binding domain-containing protein, with protein sequence MGAVLPLLALRAFSETTRLGSLKAAAERMGVTPGAISQQIRLLEERLGVTLLTRSRHGVQLTEAGASLYPGVSRGLGEIESALLDLEALARASTLTISTQPSFASSWLVPRLASFNAQHPGIEVHVEATAALVDLHRERVDIALRHGLGDYPGLQSIPLLAPVLLPVCSPALLATGPALHEPEDCLQYPLLQDADRADWTLWLQAHGFEPDSRSRRGPSFDEELLLLRAAASGQGIALVQAQHAEEGLGDGSLVVAVDRPWPSRFAYYLVARKEQLKRPQVRAFIDWIEGQLAAEPA encoded by the coding sequence ATGGGTGCCGTTTTGCCACTGCTTGCCCTGCGCGCTTTCAGCGAAACCACCCGCCTGGGCAGCCTCAAAGCCGCTGCCGAGCGCATGGGGGTGACGCCTGGGGCCATCAGCCAGCAGATTCGCTTGCTGGAGGAACGCCTCGGCGTCACCCTGCTGACACGCAGCCGCCATGGCGTGCAGCTCACCGAGGCCGGAGCGAGCCTGTACCCCGGCGTTTCACGCGGCCTCGGTGAAATCGAGAGTGCGCTACTCGACCTTGAAGCCCTGGCACGTGCCAGTACCCTGACCATCAGCACTCAACCTTCCTTCGCCTCCAGCTGGCTGGTGCCGCGCCTGGCCAGTTTCAACGCGCAGCACCCAGGCATCGAGGTCCATGTCGAGGCCACAGCAGCACTGGTCGACCTGCATCGCGAGCGTGTCGATATTGCCCTGCGCCATGGCCTGGGCGACTACCCGGGGCTGCAGTCGATACCCTTGCTGGCGCCCGTGCTGCTGCCGGTCTGCAGCCCTGCGCTGCTCGCCACTGGCCCGGCACTACATGAACCTGAAGATTGCTTGCAATACCCCTTGCTGCAGGATGCCGACCGTGCCGACTGGACACTGTGGTTGCAGGCCCACGGCTTCGAGCCTGACAGCCGCAGCCGGCGCGGGCCGAGTTTTGACGAAGAGCTGCTGTTGTTGCGCGCTGCCGCCAGCGGTCAAGGCATCGCTCTGGTACAGGCACAGCACGCCGAAGAAGGGCTGGGTGACGGCAGCCTGGTGGTGGCTGTGGACCGGCCGTGGCCGTCACGCTTCGCCTACTACCTGGTCGCCCGTAAAGAACAGTTGAAACGACCCCAGGTGCGCGCGTTTATCGACTGGATCGAAGGGCAGCTGGCTGCTGAGCCAGCGTGA